Below is a genomic region from Oreochromis niloticus isolate F11D_XX linkage group LG13, O_niloticus_UMD_NMBU, whole genome shotgun sequence.
TCAGGCAAAATTGTCAGAACTGAGTAACAAACATGACCAGGCTATGGCCAGGATAACTGCTTTGAGTGACGGGGCAAGTAGGTCATATGTATATCTGCCGCGAGAGCGACCTATCCAACCCTTTAGTGGGGATGCAACCGTAGATGGACGTTCTGTAGAGGAGTTTATTGATGAAGTACAGAGGGGTATCAGAACTAGAGGCTTGGGTAATGACGATCAGGTTGACttcattttttccctcctcaggGGTTCTGCACTTGAAGAGATCAAGTTGTGTACTGGGGGAGAGCAGACTGAACCCgaagacattttttgttttctcagagAAGCTTACGGTGAGAGGCGCAGTGTAGCACAGTTACTGCAAACCTTTTTTAGCCGTTTCCAGCTAGAAGGTGAAGATTTCTTTGAGTACTCACACGCTCTGTCCCAGATCCTCCGCTTAGCCCTTAAACAAAGGCCTGATGCAGTACGAGATGCAAAGATGGCAGTTAGAGACCAGTTTGTGGAGGGAGTAAGGGACTCCACTCTGCGAAGGGAGCTTCGCAAGATGGTGAGGGAAAAGCCAGAGTCTACGCTTTTTGATGTACGTCAGGAAGCAATTGCTTGGTCTATGGAAGAAAAACCTAGTGGCACCAGAGTTGCCAAGAGCAGGCCCATATTAAGTGACAGTGCGGTTGCAGGGGATCAGAGTACCCGTGAAGCTCCAGATAGGTCATCTGCAACTCTAGATGAAATCCTTAAGGTGGTGTCTGAGCAGGGCAAGGCTATTGGGGAGTTACTCAGTGTGGTTCGGGAGAGTGTTACATCCGGAGAAAGGGCCCCTAAACGTGGGATTCCCAGATCAAAGTTCCAGTTCACTGATGATGGGAAGCCCATCTGTTTCAAGTGTAAGGGAGTTGGACACATTGCTAGGGAGTGCAAAACCCTTAAGCAAGGAGCTTCTCCAGTTTCTGTTCCTGCACCTGTTCAGGGAAACTAGCTACCTCGGTTGCCAAGAGCCGGGCAATTCGAGGGGAGACTACTGGCTCAAAGACCCTAACTCGTGAGAGATTTTTTGACAGAGCAGTTGGTAAATGTCCTGAAGTTGAAATTGAGGTGGGAGGGATTAAGGCAAGAACCCTTTTGGATACAGGGAGCCAGGTTAGCACCATCTCAGAGGCATTTTTCCGACAACACCTAATGGGTGAAGATGATGATGTAACCCCTACAGCTAAATGGCTTAAATTGACTGCAGCTAACTCATTGCCAATTCCTTATATAGGTTACATTGAGCTGGATGTGCAGGTCATGGGATTAACAGTGCAGGAGTGTGGGTTTTTGGTAGTCAGGGACCCCGCCCCAGAACCCGGAGGGCCACAGGACCAAGAGCTAATGTCAGCTAAAGTTAAGGTGCAGGAAAATGATGTGGAACAGCAGGTGGAAAAAAGTGCCAGCAGACTAGAGGGATCCCCCCTGTTCTTGTTGGAATGAACATAATAAAGAGATGTAAGGAGCTAGCCATTGCTAGTTTTGATTCAACTCTCGGAGGAGAGTTAAATGCCGCTTGGGGAGAAGTTTTTCAGAGGGTGCAAGCCTGCGAAGTATTAGAGAGGTCATCCACTGCCCGGTTAGCTGGTAAAAATACTGTACACGTGCCAGCATCATCCGTGGCCACAGTATTTGCTAGGGGGCTTGGGAAAGTTTCAGGTGACCAGACCCTAATGTTACTTGAGCCAACCAACACGCTCGTTCCCAGCGGTTTGGTTGTGGTTCCTACTCTTGTTGAAACTGACAGGCACGTGTTTCCAGTTCAAGTTGTGAACTTCTCTCAGGAAGATGTGTGGTTGGCTCCCCGGACCAGACTTGGTGTGCTTACTGTAGTGGAGTGTGTTGAAAATGCAGCTGAGGTGCAGTTTAATCGCATTTCTGCTGACCACGAGGAAGTGTCACTGAATAAGAAAGGGGCTACAGAATCTGATGGTGAACTGAAGTTGCTGATAGAGCAGCTGAGTATTGGTGGCTCCCAAGAGGAACAGACCAAATTAGCTGCACTTTTGGCTCAGTATGCAGATGTTTTTGCTTTCAAAGATGAAGATCTAGGTTATACAGAGAAGGTCAGTCATGAGATACACCTAGTCGATGATGTCCCTGTCACCCAGGCCTACCGACGGATACCTCCAACACAGTACAAAGAGGTGCGAGAACACATAACCCAGCTTCTGAAAAAGGGTGTGATCAAAGAAAGCACTAGTGCCTATGCATCGCCCATTGTGCTGGTGAGGAAGACAGACAACAGCTTGAGGTTATGTGTCGATTACAGGCGGCTAAATGCCAAGACCAGACGTGATGCCTTTCCTTTGCCCCGTATAGATGAATCCTTTGATGCATTACATGGTGCAAGGTTTTTCTCGACTATTGACCTGGCAAGTGGCTATCATCAAGTGGCAGTTCATGAAAGGGACAGGCACAAGACTGCTTTTACAACCCCATTTGGGTTGTTTGAATATACCAGATTGCCCTTTGGTGTGTGTAATGGTCCAGCCACCTTCCAAAGACTCATGCAGGCCATTATGAGTGACTTGATCCTTCAGATTATGCTCGTGTACCTAGATGACATATTAGTCTACTCATCCACTTTTGAAGACCATCTGGCACGTCTCCAGACAGTGTTGCAGAGACTCAGGGAAACTGGGCTGAAGGTTAAGGTGGAGAAATGTCATTTTCTCCAATCTAGTGTACGCTTTTTGGGTCACCAGATCTCAGCTGAAGGGATAGGTACGGACCCAGACAAGATAGCTGCAGTGAGGCAGTGGCCAGTACCCACCACAGTTAAAGAGCTGAGATCCTTCCTGGGATTTTGCAGTTATTACAGAAGATTTCTCCATGGATTTTCGCAGCTGGCAGGTCCTTTGCATGATCTGATTAATGCATGGGGCAAGGATGACAGTCCAGCTAAATATAAAAACTTGCTTGAAAGTGTGTGGACGCCATCTTGTCAAGAGTCATTTGAACAGCTGAAAGAGAAGCTCACAAGTGCCCCCCTACTTGCTTATGCTGATTTCTCACTGCCATTTGTTGTTGAGACAGATGCCAGCAGTTTAGGACTGGGAGCAGTTCTTTATCAGGTGCAGGGTGGCAGGAAACGTGTTATAGCATACGCCAGCCGAAGGTTGAGAAATGCAGAGAGAAATGACAGAAATTATAGCAGCATGAAATTAGAGCTCCTCGCCCTTAAATGGGCTGTGTCTGAGAAGTTCAGGGGGTATCTCTTAGGCTCCAAATTCACAGTTGTGACAGATAACAACCCCCTGTGCCACCTGAACTCAGCAAAGCTGGGAGCCATCGAACAGCGCTGGGTTGCCCAGTTAGCACCATTTGATTTTGAGGTGCAGTATCGCCCTGGTCGGTGTAACACAGCAGCCGATACCCTCTCTAGGCAGCCATTAGCAGGGGAGCCCCAGCCTGCAGGAGATGAGGAGGAGTTTGATGAATGCATATCCATCTGTAACCTAGTCAGCAGAGGGACAACACTTGGGCTGGATTTAGTAAGTGCAGGTGTAAAATGTTGTCAGGTGAGGCAGGCCCGGGTCACAGCAGTTGAGCAAGACACTCATTTTACTGATTCCCAAGGGAATACACCCACTCTGCCAGGGTATTCTAAGGAAGAGTTGCGACAGTTTCAGGGCTCTGACCCTACTATCAAGTCCTTTAGGCAGTTTTGggacaaaaagaagaaacccACACACCAGCAGAGGAAAGGTTTGGCTAAATCTGTGATTTCTCTGCTCCGGCAGTGGTCACGTATTATAGAGATTGAGGGATTGTTGTATCGGGTCATTGAGGATGGACATTTGGGGAGGTGTCAGCAGCTCCTTTTGCCAGCTTGTTTAAAGGAAGCAGTACTGGGGAGTGTGCATGATCAGATGGGGCATCAGGGGGTGGAGCGGACCCAGAATCTGTTAAGGCAGAGATGTTTTTGGGTTGGTATGTATGAAGAAGTGGACCAGTGGATTAAGAAATGCTATAGATGTGTGCTCACTAAGTTGCCACAGCCCAAGATTCATGCCCCTGTGAAGCCCTTTCTGGCCACTAGACCTCTTGAAGTGGTGGCAGTAGATTTTAGTGTGTTGGAGCCAGCCTCAGATGGACGGGAAAATGTGTTGGTGGTTACAGATGTTTTCACCAAGTTCACACAAGCTTTCCCTACACGCGACCAGAAAGCTGATACAACTGCTAAGATTTTGCTCAGAGAGTGGTTCATGAGGTATGGTGTACCAGAGAGGTTACATTCTGATCAGGGCAGAAATTTTGAAAGTGAGGTGATTCAGGAACTGTGCAAGTTATATGGGGTTAAAAAAAGCCGTACTACACCACATCATCCCCAAGGTAACGCACAATGTGAACGTTTCAATAGGACACTTCATGACCTATTGCGTACCCTCCCGCCGGACAAGAAACGCCGTTGGCCTGAGTATTTGCCAGAATTGGTCTATGCGTACAATGTGACTCCCCATGCCACCACAGGTCACTCGCCGTATTACCTCATGTTTGGAGTGCACCCCCACCTTCCTGTAGATGCTTTACTAGGTCAGGAGCAGGTGCTTGATAAGAAACATGACTGGCTGATTGTGCATCAGCAGCGCTTAAATGAAGCACATAACAGGGCAAGGCAGTACACTGagcagaaagcagcagaaaggCTTGAGTTGGACAAAACCCGGGTCTATTGCCCTCCTGTTGAAATAGGTCAGTTTGTGTATCTGCGACACTGGCCTCAAGGCAGGAACAAAATTCAAGACGCCTGGAGCCCTGTGGTTTATAGGGTTGTCGAAGTCCAGGGCAGCACACATACGGTGGAGCCTGTGGAGGGTGGGCCAGTAAAACGGGTTCACAGAGCTAACCTTAGACCTTGTATTGGCCCCATTCCTGCacccaggaaaaagaaaaataatgggTCCTCTGTGATAGCGGGTCCTAtgacagaagagaaaacaggcTGTTCAGATTCAGATCCTGAGTATGTGTTGTTAGGAGAAACCTCATACCCAATTGCAGAACAGGGGTCTGTTGGAGACAGGGAAGCAGTTCAAAGCAGTGGCGTTTTAGAGTCTGTAAACACTGATGATGCTTGTGTTCCTGCACCGTCTGCCTCTGAGCAGGTGTCCACACCAGAGACAGTTGCTGCTGAAACCAACGGGGATATTGGGGTCATTACACCAACGCCAGTGCCCCGTCGGAGTAAGAGAGCTAATGCTGGAGTGCATTCAAACCCTTACAATGTCCCTGTATCAGCATGTCATGCCATCACTTTGAGCCCGGAGGTACTGTCTCAGTTGTTGACTAATATGGGTACTGCCCTCTTTAAAGAAGCAGTGCATGAGTTGAAATATACCAATTGAGTCACCGGGGACGTTGACTCTTAAGCAGGGGAGAATGTAGCCAGGTGGAAGGTCAATATTATGGGACATGCCACTGGAGGGCGCTGTTTCTTTTGGGGTACCTCTTGGAGCGCAAGGGATGATGGGGATCTACGGAGACATTCACAGAAGTGCTAGCTTGCATTGGTGTTATGTCGGTGTGCAATGCCGTTTTTCACTGCGTGATCTGTTTTAAATACAAAGTGTGGAACAGTTAAGGCACCAGGAGTTGCTGCAACCAACTTCACTGTTCATCTCAGAGGGATCTGTATTCCGTTTTCTGCTGGATTAATGCACTGTATGTATTTGAGTTCACACTTGTATTAGAATATTTCTGTGGGTAACAGGGAAAATGTACTTTGTTAACTATTTAATCTTGGCTCTGTATCTTAGCAGGAGAAGCCACTACAGTTATTTTTGCACTGCTAAGTTTGTTGTATTTCTGTATGGGTTTATATCAGTCACAAATTGACACTAGACATCCTTGAGTTTCAGACGCTGATAAAGTTGGGGAAATAACCTGCAGTAGCAGTAGGttaccagtgcacaaagctgtTACTGGATAAGAACTGTCTgtaacaattttatttctttgtttttacaaccttttttattttcttctgagcGCTTACTTTATCATTCAGATTAAAAGAACCCCAAAGATAATCTGTGTTCTGGGCTGGTTAATTTAGCCAGGCTACATATAGATACTAATATGAATACACAAGTTGAAAACAAAGGTGCAGCACTTTACATACACAACTTTAGTAATCCTCACACTGTTTCCTTACGTTACAGTGTTTACTTGTGGATTATAGCAAAGAAGGTCATtgcgttttataagaaaatgcaagaaaatgctttttaaagatAACTTTTCACATCAATCTGTGTCATCAGAAAATTTGTGTATTTTATAAGGAAATAGTCTTTTATATGGTGCTTTTCTAGTGTTACTGACCACTCAGAGCGGTCAGTAAGACTAGATACATTACAAATATTACAGGAccattttaaccatttctttaACCATACTCTTTATTCTATATTCCTTAAGAAACTCACCTAGCAGTCATGGCTAATTTAAGATAACTAATTTACCTAATATGCATGTCTGATAAAAGAACATTTGAACCTATTACACTGGTTCTGGCCTCCTTACACTGGCTTTTAATTGAATTTAGAAtctattttaaaatccttttactGGTTTTTAAATTCTTAAATGGTCTGGCACCTGTGTATTTGTCCGATTTACTGAAGCCCTATGTCCCCTCTCGTTCACTCTGGTCAGCTGTTGCTCTCAGTCCCTAAATCAAGGCTGAAACTTAGAGGAGACTGAGTGTTCTCTATAGTCGACCCAAAGCTTTGGAATGatcttcctcttcacattaGGGAATCAGTGGtggtttttaaatccagattaAAAACAGAGTTTTATTCGTGGGTAACTGAaactgttattttattgttatttatttacagctttattcacagcactctggtcacccatgttgtttttaaagtgttatataaataaatcgtGGTATGGTATGGTTTTTGTactgtggaaggaaaccagAGCACCCATGCATACACATGGAGGATATCCAAACACCTTAAAACGGCCCAATGACCAGGAGATGTTAACCATTAAATATCACGTACAGCACTACAACAAGCTGTGCGTGTACATGGGTGGCTGTCCCAGATTCCAATGAATGTTTGgcccatttctgtgtttttctatgGGCAACATCTGGACTTCATTGAGAAGCTTGAGTCACCAGGAGTCTGGCTGCCTCAATTCAGCTACAGATCCACCTTTTATGTGTCAAATATCAGGTGTATGTTGCATTCTTTGACAGATCTGGCACATGCAACACTTACCCTAACCCAGGGCTAGCCTACTTTATGGCTTTTCAGCATGACTGAAAATCTGCAGTTCCTGGAGTGGCCTTTTGAGGATGGCATCCATAGTTTCCCATGTTCCATATTTTTAACAGCATTAAAAAATATGGTATAAAAACCAGGTATGGGGCAAATGGACATGTTCCTAATTCACTACAGTGCTTGTAAtttatatttacttttaaattGGATTACTTGATGAAAGCTATGACCTACTGTGTAATCTAGACAAGAAGTCTGTGTGAGAAAAGGTTTCTATGACATTTTTGATGAGTGAAACAAgtattttattgttaattacTTACTTAGAACTAATTAGCAATCTGACATTAAGGAGTTTCACTTTTATATATAGTCTGTGCTCTGGCTTCACTATAGTAGGATtcttgtaaaaataaatgattacttttatgaaaataatatttatatttttacatattcATTTACTTTTCATGTCAAGTAGGTCTACCCAACCCATGGGCACAAAATGTCAACCCATCCAGCCACACACTGTGGCCCaatttcacatgaaaaccatgGACCTGGCAACCCTGTCTTGTGCCAACATTCACCTGGAAGCACAGTTAAATGGTGCCACAGTTTGACTCTCAAGGCAGCCAGGTCATGTTGACCTGGCTGATCATTAACTCTCTTTCTTTTAGTCACTGAAGTCAGGATGAATGTCTCTGTTTGTTAAAAGCGCGTGCACACCCACccacgcatgcacgcacacacgcacacagacccCAGACAACAGACAGGTACAGAGACTCCTGAAAAACATAATAAAGGATTAAAAACATATTAATTAGAGAAAAgatactttaaaaataaaacatcagtaGCATAAAATAGTATAATATAATGGTTATATAGTAATAGTAAAATATTGTGGTTCTCATTCTGCTGGCCTTAAAGCTACTGCCGCTAAGAACTGAATGACCAGGGGAAAACATGGAGTGAAAATACACTTAATAGGATGAATATGATTTATTTGGgcaaaataagaataaaatacaaacaagagTTTGCTGATCCTAACACGTTAATCCTTTTTGTCACTAATTTCAAACTTGGATACTTTTTATTGTTAATGCTTAGTACAAAGTGTTGGGCTTGGGTACTAAATGTTTTTTGGCAGCAGAAGAGGTGCATGAGAGAAAAAGTTTGACAACTACTGCCTTAAAGGAAGAAACTGTTGCCCCCCATCATCTTCCACCAACTGCCCCTAGACtgggttatatatatatatatttttttcactgtatttgttgatttatttttttcttgacaTGTGAGCTCTGCTTTTTCTCTTACTGAAGCTGCATGGTGCTAACATGCAGCCAGCAGTATGAGCCTCAGGCgcttctgttgtttgttttctaatcCATTTTTCTCACTCAAGCCTGCCAGAGGTTACGCAGGTGGCCAGAATCAGCTGGTCAATCTGGTCAGCAATACACTTTCTATGCCACTTATTAAATGaagagaaatgacagaaaatcaTAAAACATGAGACATAAAGATCAATCATTTTCTTCCATCAAAACCTTAATTTCAGTAGCATTTCCTGACTTCTCTGAAatatttctgcctgtagaaGATTGTGCAGCACGCCCTCCTGcagactttttgttttatttccaacttttttcccattttcttatGGCTTTGGGTGCAGTTTAAGTTCACATTAATCTTAAAGGGATCCAATTGTTGGGGTGACTCTTTGGGTACCAGTCATTACTCAGCAGTGCTCTGTGCTGCGAACATTTTGCTCCTGATAGCGTCGGGTGACACCACAACCAGCAAATCTTTTCATGATCACAGCGAGCAGTGACAAGCCATTTGGGGCACCTGGGGGACAGCCACACCTGCTGGAACAAGGGAAAAAGATGAATGGTCGGTAGTGTTGAAATTAATATATGTCTGGATAATTGTGCATCATAAAATACTTGGCTACTGTTGATATTTTCTACTATTTTATCACTTACGGCCAGTGAATGGTAGAATATTAAAACATGCCTACATTTTGCAGTAGAGTGTTTAATTTCTTTCATCTTGGAAAGATTTAACTGTTTGTTGAACCACTCCAGGTTGTAGAGCTGGCCCTGCTCTGGAGTTGTAGCAGGGGGTCACCTTGTCAGCCAACTGCTCATTGCCATTGTAGAACCATTGCAATCATACCAGCtaaatgcaaattaaaaatgaaataagataagataagatggcctttattagtcccacaggtgggaaatttgttttgttacagcaaaagtgcaaagttatgtagcagaaattagaaaacactggaatgcaataaaatacaataaaataaaataaaataaaatactatatacaatagaataaaatagaatagaataatatatacaatagaataaaatagaaatacaaatactatatacaactgagtaggaaaatacaaaaacacaacttcgtcagaagaagaattgcacgtatagcagtcttattgcacatgtgtgggtttgtgtgtttgatcagctgcaaaagtctttattgtagagtcttacagcagtggggaggaaagacctgcgaaatctctccgtcccacaccgtgggtgccgcagtctcccactgaaggagctgctcagtgctgtcacagtctcctgcatggggtgggagatgttgtccaacagggatgacagcttagccaccattctcctgtcactcaccacctccactgggtccagagggcatcctagaacagagctggcccttcggatcagcctgttcagtctcttcctgtccccagcagagatgctgcccccccagcagaccacaccataaaagatggctgaggccaccacagagtcatagaaggtcttcaggagtgggccctccactccaaacgacctgagtctccgcagcaggtacagcctgctctgccctttcctgtagagggcgtctgagttatgagtccagtccagtttgttgttcagatgaacaccaaggtacctgtagctgtccacagcctcgatgtccataccttggatgttcagtggttgcagtggaggatgcttgtgcctgcggaataAAAAATAAGATGGCAAACCTGGTatctttttgtaattttttttagtcCAATGGACTTAGATAAAACCTTGTATAACACTAATTATGTGCATGACTAATggtatgtaaaatatatatttttttctattcagaaactttttttcttttcaaatatatatttttttccttttatataAGAAAGGCTGACTGATGCTGCATATCCTCCTGGTCCTGTTATTTTCTGGTTCCTGCTGAgaaccaaccttccaattaccaAACCTCTTTTTTTGACAGAAAAACTCAGAAGTAGTCAAATTCAATGATCTGACACATACAATCTCCTGCTGTGTATTATACACCACCATCAAAGTTTGTGCTTtagttttggtgagtgaaacGTTTGAATCTTATTAGTCTCTTACTTAACACCGACTATCAAatatgtgtctctgtgcataGCTTATAGATGCagcttgctagcattagctgataacttaCTGCTCCACTGTGGCcacttctggctccaaaaaaacaacaacttggtGATGGCTCCACCCACATGGGAAACAACTTGAGCTAAGAAGAAAGTAAATGATATTTAGCGACTTCAAATTAGTGCTGGCAACACAAAATGTTAAACTGTTCTCAGTGGAAACACTTAAAACGAGCCAGATTATTACTTAGAGATACCTCTAAACTTGCAATGTGCTCTTTGTGCAGAAAAACAGTAGCATATTTTTTTggggaccataaggcgcaccggattgtaaggcgcattaagtgaaacaaaatcAGATAAGTCAGACTTTACTCAaatcattcttcttgcttcctccacttcaaTACCAACTGATTCATTAATgatgaattctctcgcagctgctctattcctgtgttgttgcagtatattaatgactaacctcatattgtggatggattatctcagttgttctcctgactgaagtttggtccatttgcagcatcctgccatgcgattttttttttgtccataaCCATCGGGAAacctcacattaacttttatcgagtggaaaaaagttagcgttcatcctccagcttcactgtttatgttaagCTAACATAGCTAtgtcgctagcaatcacgtagcacatcattatataccagctagtccaacttcagtaaccctacaaacatcactgctgtttagttttctgtcttcattcatgttggaagtgatagcagagctgtacgctttaattttttcagaaatctcagtcagaacatggtatatcatgtttaggtggaaactagcgggctaacttcctgctaactgttaaatttaataaattttgttttcatggatgcctggatgttaaacttaattgttacgcCTGGTAAAGTAGCAACACTGATTA
It encodes:
- the LOC112841943 gene encoding uncharacterized protein LOC112841943, whose product is MSDTNSDDDQGLAGATGRDPVTELQAKLSELSNKHDQAMARITALSDGASRSYVYLPRERPIQPFSGDATVDGRSVEEFIDEVQRGIRTRGLGNDDQVDFIFSLLRGSALEEIKLCTGGEQTEPEDIFCFLREAYGERRSVAQLLQTFFSRFQLEGEDFFEYSHALSQILRLALKQRPDAVRDAKMAVRDQFVEGVRDSTLRRELRKMVREKPESTLFDVRQEAIAWSMEEKPSGTRVAKSRPILSDSAVAGDQSTREAPDRSSATLDEILKVVSEQGKAIGELLSVVRESVTSGERAPKRGIPRSKFQFTDDGKPICFKCKGVGHIARECKTLKQGASPVSVPAPVQGN